In Natronococcus occultus SP4, the following proteins share a genomic window:
- a CDS encoding ribonuclease P protein component 4, whose protein sequence is MTVAAERIDRLHELARAAAADGDDDRARYYVRLARRVAERNRLALPREFRRFTCDACDAYLRPGRNARVRTRGGHVVITCDCGEQARYPYEP, encoded by the coding sequence GTGACCGTCGCCGCCGAGCGGATCGACCGACTTCACGAGCTGGCTCGAGCGGCGGCCGCGGACGGCGATGACGACCGCGCTCGATACTACGTCCGGCTCGCGCGACGGGTCGCAGAGCGGAATCGGCTCGCGTTACCCCGGGAGTTCCGTCGGTTCACCTGTGACGCCTGTGACGCGTACCTCCGACCCGGGCGAAACGCCCGCGTCCGAACCCGCGGGGGCCACGTCGTCATCACCTGTGACTGTGGCGAGCAGGCACGATACCCCTACGAGCCGTAA
- a CDS encoding YhbY family RNA-binding protein codes for MDTEERKRRAHDLDVTVWVGKSGLEAVVDELDDQLSNADLVKVKFLRAARAGDPTEEQAAELADRVDAELVDTRGHTAVFYR; via the coding sequence ATGGATACCGAAGAGCGCAAGCGGCGAGCTCACGATCTCGATGTCACCGTCTGGGTCGGCAAGAGCGGTCTCGAGGCCGTCGTCGACGAACTTGACGACCAGCTCTCGAACGCCGATCTGGTCAAAGTGAAGTTCCTGCGAGCCGCCCGTGCCGGGGATCCGACCGAGGAGCAGGCAGCCGAACTCGCCGACCGGGTCGATGCCGAACTCGTTGACACCCGCGGCCACACCGCTGTTTTCTACCGATGA
- a CDS encoding mechanosensitive ion channel family protein gives MTAEATLVQLGGIDALETATLVGLAITGLRFVVAFVAVVAIGRLAVLPLVNRAFDQRELDEHVRNPLLMLTRFGVLFVAVAAAFGFAGFENFLVSLAGIAAAGALAVGLAMQNVISNFVAGVFIYIDKPFRIGDWIEWDGGDYAGVVEDISLRVTKVRTFDNELLTVPNSALTESVVKNPVDGDKLRLKFVFGIGYDDDIQEATDIIVEEAKRHPEIMDEPEPAVRLTELNDSDVGLQSRIWIADPSRADFVRTKGEFITAVKRRFDEEGIDIPYPVRTLEGGLELEDRQAVGQAAE, from the coding sequence ATGACGGCCGAAGCGACGCTCGTCCAGCTCGGAGGGATCGACGCCCTCGAGACGGCGACCCTCGTCGGTCTCGCGATCACGGGACTTCGGTTCGTCGTGGCGTTCGTCGCCGTCGTCGCGATCGGACGGCTCGCCGTTCTGCCGCTGGTAAACCGCGCGTTCGATCAGCGCGAACTCGACGAACACGTCCGAAATCCGCTGTTGATGCTGACGCGGTTCGGCGTGCTGTTCGTGGCCGTCGCGGCCGCGTTCGGGTTCGCCGGCTTCGAGAACTTCCTCGTTTCCCTGGCCGGGATCGCCGCGGCCGGGGCGCTCGCGGTCGGGCTGGCGATGCAAAACGTCATCTCGAACTTCGTCGCGGGCGTGTTCATCTACATCGACAAGCCGTTCCGGATCGGCGACTGGATCGAGTGGGACGGCGGCGACTACGCCGGCGTCGTCGAGGACATCAGCCTCCGTGTTACGAAGGTTCGGACCTTCGACAACGAGCTGCTGACGGTCCCGAACTCGGCGCTCACCGAGAGCGTCGTCAAGAACCCGGTCGACGGCGACAAGCTCCGGTTGAAGTTCGTCTTCGGAATCGGCTACGACGACGACATCCAGGAGGCGACTGACATCATCGTCGAGGAGGCAAAGCGCCATCCCGAGATCATGGACGAGCCCGAGCCGGCCGTTCGCCTGACCGAACTCAACGACTCCGACGTCGGGCTGCAGTCCCGGATCTGGATCGCCGACCCCTCGCGGGCCGACTTTGTCCGCACCAAAGGCGAGTTCATCACGGCGGTCAAACGCCGATTCGACGAGGAAGGGATCGACATCCCCTACCCCGTCCGTACGCTCGAGGGCGGGCTCGAACTCGAGGACCGACAGGCGGTCGGCCAGGCGGCCGAATAA
- a CDS encoding Kelch repeat-containing protein produces the protein MSEDDGDRTLLTRRRAIAGGGLLALGGATAWAFRPAPVDDSEGWSERATMPTERGEMNGAVLEDRIHVPGGLTGLGDTTDRMDIYDPVADEWENAASMPEPLNHHAAATIEDVLYVVGGNREFDDPPEDHVFEYDPDADAWTERGPLPEGRWGHELVAYDGRLYLVGGHTTDSHDVLIFDGETWDRGEPIPTPRDHLAAGALDDRVLTVSGRWDGDNDPTVEAYDPDADAWEAIDAAPTPRSGTAGTVVDGRFHLGGGEDPAVVTGWTTDSHEVFDGEEWTTVPELPLSLHGPTAVSYDGAFYVVGGAWRQGALSATAWSDRTFVYEP, from the coding sequence GTGAGCGAAGACGACGGCGACCGCACCCTGCTGACGCGGCGGCGCGCAATCGCCGGCGGCGGCCTGCTCGCGCTCGGCGGCGCGACAGCGTGGGCGTTCCGGCCCGCTCCGGTCGACGACAGCGAGGGCTGGAGCGAGCGCGCGACCATGCCAACCGAACGCGGCGAGATGAACGGCGCAGTCCTCGAGGACCGAATCCACGTCCCGGGCGGACTGACGGGACTGGGCGATACGACGGACCGAATGGACATCTACGACCCCGTCGCCGACGAGTGGGAGAACGCGGCGTCGATGCCCGAACCGTTGAACCACCACGCGGCGGCGACCATCGAGGACGTCCTCTACGTCGTCGGCGGCAACCGCGAGTTCGACGATCCGCCCGAGGACCACGTCTTCGAGTACGATCCCGACGCCGACGCGTGGACCGAACGCGGCCCCCTGCCGGAGGGACGGTGGGGCCACGAACTCGTCGCGTACGACGGCCGGTTGTACCTCGTCGGGGGGCATACGACCGACAGCCACGACGTGCTGATCTTCGACGGCGAGACGTGGGACCGAGGCGAGCCGATCCCGACGCCGCGGGACCACCTCGCGGCGGGGGCCCTCGACGACCGCGTCCTCACCGTCAGCGGGCGCTGGGACGGCGACAACGACCCGACCGTCGAGGCCTACGACCCCGACGCCGACGCGTGGGAGGCGATCGACGCGGCACCGACGCCGCGAAGCGGCACCGCCGGCACCGTCGTCGACGGCCGGTTCCACCTCGGCGGGGGCGAGGACCCCGCGGTCGTCACGGGCTGGACGACCGACAGCCACGAGGTCTTCGACGGCGAGGAGTGGACGACCGTACCTGAGCTCCCGCTCTCGCTACACGGACCGACCGCCGTTTCCTACGACGGCGCCTTCTACGTCGTCGGCGGCGCGTGGCGACAGGGCGCGCTGTCAGCGACGGCCTGGAGCGACCGGACGTTTGTCTACGAACCGTGA